AGAAGGATCAAGAACTGCCGAGCAGGGCGGTGACCCCGGAGTTGCAGAAACCGATGTCACCCATTATTCTTCAGAAGAACACCGTCCTGTCGACGGTGAACGAGGATGAGATTCCAGAGAAGAACCCGAAACCCTTCTACGAGTCCGAGGTCAAAGGCAATCTACCTGTCACCGGGAGGCCAGCCTACCTGACCAGCCCGAGCAGCTCCATCCTCGAAAATATCCTCCTTCGTAGCAGCaccgacaacaacaacaacagccacAACCATCACCACAACGGCGCGCAACAGCACCATCAACACCATCAGATTCATCATCAGACGCACGTGGAATCGGTCACACCGCCGCCGTCCAGTCCAACGGAAATGGCGTACTCCTACAAAAAGTCTCACCGCTACGGGAACATGCTACCGTGCAGCCCCGATTCGAGCTCGAATCTGCCGATGCAAGCGGACACGTGCGTCAATTCCACTAGCGGCAACAACACCATGCCGATGCAGAGTCCGACGAGTAACTTGCACTCGAGCACGGGAAGCCTGCACTCGAGTACGGGCAACCTCCACTCTAGCACCGGCCCGAGCAACGTTCTACAATCTCACCCAGGGAACATCCATTCGTCCAGCAACTCGAACAATCATCACACGAACGCGAACGTCCTATCGTCCACCACGATACTGACATCCACAACCAACCTTCACCCTTCGACGACGTCCAGTAGCTGTCTACCTAAGAGAAAGACCAAGAGCCCGTCGCCGTCAGCGAATCCAACGGGCGCGACCACGCCTACGATTTTGTACTCCAGTTCCGGGGGATGTCAGATCGAGTCCAGCCCGGTTTACCCTAGCCCAGCAGCGAGCAGCAATCAGAGCGTCTCCCCTATCTCGCCTATTCAATCACCATCGTCCTATCCGTACGGGATTTATCATCAGAACAGCACGCTGCATCACAACGTGGCGCCTTTATCCATAAACTGCACCGCCTACTCGCCGACGCCTAGCGGGAACGTGGTCTACGAACGAACCGATGGAAGAAGACTGGAGGCTGCGACGAGCAGCCACCAATTGCCGACCTCGTCGACGATGCAGATCGATACCAACCAGACGTTGATCGCTGGCACGCACAATCTTCACCTGGGTCATCACCCCGGCTTGACCATTCACGCGAACTCCTCGTCGCTGAACCGATACTCGCCCGCGAGCTCATTGTCCCCGGACGACCACGGTTGCTCGCAGAGTGGCTCCTTGAGTCCGAACTCGCAAGGCTCGAGGGGTTACAGGTCGCTACCGTACCCGTTGAAGAAGAAGGACGGGAAAATGCATTACGAGTGCAACGTCTGCTGCAAGACATTCGGCCAGCTGTCGAACCTCAAGGTACACCTAAGGACGCACTCCGGCGAGAGGCCGTTCAAGTGTAACGTTTGCACCAAGAGCTTCACTCAGCTGGCCCACCTGCAGAAGCAtcacctcgtgcacactggtaaGTCGATCCCCGTTTCTTTTCCCTTTGCCGTTTCTTTCGAATATCGTTCGAGTCCTAACTATAACAGAGAACGTTCGCTGACGCAGGTGAAAAACCGCACCAATGCGAGATCTGCAAGAAGAGGTTCAGCTCGACCTCGAACCTGAAGACCCATCTGAGACTGCATTCCGGCCAAAAGCCCTACGCCTGTGACCTGTGCCCCGCGAAGTTCACTCAGTTCGTTCACCTCAAGCTGCACAAGAGGTTACACACGAACGAAAGGCCGTACACCTGCCAGGGATGCGACAAAAAGTACATTAGCGCGAGTGGCCTTAGGACCCACTGGAAGACGACCAGTTGCAGGCCAAATAATATCGAGGACGAGCTTGCCCTTGCCGCAGCTGTGGGTTCGCCGACGTATTACGAGTACGGCCCCGACATGAACGTCGGTAAGCTCGATCGAGATGATATCAAACGCTCGACCCTACGTTTAGAATTAATTCGAGCCCCGACGAGGCGCGAGCTAGTTTTAAAAGGGAATATCGCTTCGATTGCAGGGAACATGCCGAAAGAATGCGAACTGGAGCACATCGATAATTACGAGAGGCATGGATCCGCTCACGGTCCACACTCCACGTCTCTTCACAACCTGGAGAACTCCGTGGGGCGACCAAGCGTCATAGAGACCTCCCAGCCTCACATAATCGAGTGCACCTAAAAACGGGGGTATGAGCCCTTTCGCTCAAGCGCAAAATCTAACCGTGGAATAGTAAACGAGTTGCTCACGACAAACGAAAACGATGTTAACCTCGTGAGATGGTAGTGAGAACTATACTCGTTCGTGCTTTCCCCTACGATGGGTCGCAGGAACAGAAGAATTTCCGAATCGtacttttcattcatttcattcGTCGTAAGCAGCGTGTAAGGAAACTGTATAAAGCAAAAAGAacacacaaaaaaaaaagaaaaaacgtaaAAAACAGAAGCTAGAGGGTGGGGGGAGGGCGGTCAGGGGGCGAAGGGTGATAGGAGAAGATCGTGGGACGCGGTCGAAAACCTGAGTGAGATTACGTGCAACAAGTGATTCGAGATTGTTAAATGTTGTTGCTTGGTTATTGTTAACGCGAAGGAATTCAAAGCTTTTAGTAGATACTCTTCTTGGAAGCTGGTTACTTTACGTACGTTAATCGTAACGCGGAGACAAGTTCGATTTTTCTGACGAGGGTAGACGAATCGACAAGATTCTAGGCTACGAGCATACAAAGTTCCTTCCTTGTAAatactcgtttctatattttttcTATGGTAGCGCCACACCAACGAAGACAGACGAATCCAAAACGCGAAAAACAGACGAAGAACAAGGACGAAACGAACGGTAGGATTAATATGTCTCGAGTCGTCACACGCTGCCATTCCCGGATAGTAATCGCGAGAGAGCGAGTACCAAAGTCGTCCGAGCTTCTCGATTATCCTTCCACGGTCTATCCTAAACCGATGCTTAGAAAAGGTACCGTACTAACGCGGTACACCGTGCCGTTACTTTTTCTATTTATATACACAAATCGCTGAAATACTTCCGCAAACACTTCCAACGTTCGACTAGAAGCGGCAAACTCTACCCACGAAGCTTAAAGCAACGCGATGGTCACGTAGTTTACACTTTTTATTACGAAACGAGGCGCGCGTCCTCGAGCACTCGAGGCGCCGAAGGGGGTTGCGAATCCCCAACCCCTTCGCGAGACTCGAAACGAATCGCGAGCAAAGTAGATCCGCGTTGCCCGTTGCATCGAACGCGCATTCCCGGCGAATGCAAAACGGACGTATATCCCCCTCCCCacccttttttttcatttttttttcttcctcctcgCGGTATCACGGTACCATTTTCTACGCGTTCGAACTTAGGCGGTTGAAAGTGAAAGATGGCGGACTTTGTCGGCACCCGCCAGCACATTCGAGAATAAAAGCGCGCGCGAGGAACAAAAGCGAGTGACGCGATGATCGAACAACCAGTGACGACACGACTGCAACTATACGAGACCTGTACCTGTATATACTAACATTACTATTAATTATtcgataatttaaaaaaaaggtAATAATATAAGGAGCTCTAATTTATGAATAactttatatatgtataatgtgTAAAATCGTCGTCGATTGGCGAGAAGCACGGTAGGCTGCGCTCTACGGTAATCTTTTTAAATAGGGCGAAACAGTTTTCAGATGTTAGGTAATTTATTAAAACGCGTAACGTAGTAACGTtgaaacaagaaaaaaaaaagctttCGGTGATCGAGTATCTATATCTATATTTATACACGTTCATATACataacatatacatatatataaaaatatatatatatatatattttttaggcGTCCTTTTGTCGTGGAATCTTCGAAACGGAAAGCATAGTCTCTCGGTCCACGCGAACGCATCGTTCACttgtgttctttttttttctctcaatTTCTTATTCTTCCGTCACCCCGCCCGCTACCCCTTGGGATTCGATTCTCCCTCTCGCGGATGCTATTCTTCTCGTTTCGATCGTTCGGTTTTTGAAAATTTTCTGTCATCGACCATAGACGCCGACGCGGTGAAACGTAGATCGGTGAAGATCGTCGAGTTTGAATTATCACCGTGGTTGATCGTGCCACGAAAAAACGTCTTATCTTTCCCGTGTCTTATCGCGATCGCGCACAAAACTCGTTTCTTCGTACCGTGAGGTGGTAACGCGATTAAAAAGAAGCTGATTAATTTCGTGCCGtcgaaagcacaggaagaatcGGTTAGGATACAAGCGCTGGAAACGCGGTATTCGAAAGGGGGATGGCATTAATTTGTTGTTGACCGTCGAGGATGGCCGTCTCGGCTCGCGGTGTCCGGTGTACAAAGTAATCTCTATTCGTCGTCAGGTGCGAAGACTTAGGCGTGATTTTTACACATTGGGAACAAGTCGAAAGCGCACATTAACACGGGAACATCTGGTAGAGAAATTCGCTGATGTCGTGGTCGCACGAGGGAGGAAAATCTAGTCAAAAAGTAAATGGAACAACTAACACACGGCTGCATCTCGTGAATCATTTTTCGTGTAACAATTACAAGGATCCCGCCTGAGCCTTTCCGCCTCGATCTTTCGACTTGCGCTTCGATTTAACCTATTAAACGTGTAGCACGTAAAGAATGATATCCTTCTAGGTGTTGCGTAAAATTCATACGGACTACACTGAAATTTGTAAGATCGTTCTAGGGGTTTAGTTGAGCAatcggcaaaaaaaaaaaaaaaaaaacaatacgaTATGCCTTTCGTTTTTTCATCGATAACGAGAAAGCAAATAGTTTTAACAATACTGATCACCAGTCGATCGTTCCAACGATTCGTAGTCGGACGATTGACAAGAATAATATGCCGAAGAAAATTGTCAAACGTACTCGTAATCAGAGTCTGCGACGATGGCCACGCGCCATTCGTCCGTTTTCGTTTCCTTTCGTTTCCATTCTATTTTCTATCTTCCATTGGTTTCGAAGGAAATTTCGTAACTCTCGTCTCTACTTCCACTAATTTTTAAGTGCCGAATCGTCAACAGTCGAAGTCACTGAGAAAGCGCAGCCTACCTATTAGATGCGAAACGATTACAGTCGCGATCGATCGGCGATTCGCGCGTCGCCTTGGCTCGATTTTCACGGGAAAAAAATGGAAGCCAGGCGTCGCCGGAATCACCGATCGGTCCCGATAGCACATTACGATGTATCGCAGACTGATATACGCACGGTTATCAATCGTCTACAAAAGAAAATTCTAAAGAAGCTACGTGCATCGCGATACGATTCCAAGAATGAAAGATATCGGGATGAACAGGAAGATAAACAAAGAAACAATTGCAAGAAGCACAGAGCGCG
This sequence is a window from Xylocopa sonorina isolate GNS202 chromosome 6, iyXylSono1_principal, whole genome shotgun sequence. Protein-coding genes within it:
- the Blimp-1 gene encoding PR domain zinc finger protein 1 isoform X2 — protein: MEASEWDHATLREEEFEQHAVYLVPDVAASPTDTNRAEASLPRNLVLKPSQALNDVLGVWSTSYIPKGTRFGPLVGQVYTKDSVPADANRKYFWRVYKNNELFYYIDGYDVQKSNWMRYVNPAYSSESQNLIACQYKMNIYFYTIKPILPNQELLVWYCREFAERLNYPLTGELMLQRIRQQVQQSALPAEIPTAVVSPLKDSTIYERRSQMTPTDGSVRSDEGYHSNGYHDEILTPPEESSESDSENNYVLDFSKNAKTSVCNNEVLKQDNAAAKNEYRKVKIKITKTYGNFQSSKSLDANGKEKDQELPSRAVTPELQKPMSPIILQKNTVLSTVNEDEIPEKNPKPFYESEVKGNLPVTGRPAYLTSPSSSILENILLRSSTDNNNNSHNHHHNGAQQHHQHHQIHHQTHVESVTPPPSSPTEMAYSYKKSHRYGNMLPCSPDSSSNLPMQADTCVNSTSGNNTMPMQSPTSNLHSSTGSLHSSTGNLHSSTGPSNVLQSHPGNIHSSSNSNNHHTNANVLSSTTILTSTTNLHPSTTSSSCLPKRKTKSPSPSANPTGATTPTILYSSSGGCQIESSPVYPSPAASSNQSVSPISPIQSPSSYPYGIYHQNSTLHHNVAPLSINCTAYSPTPSGNVVYERTDGRRLEAATSSHQLPTSSTMQIDTNQTLIAGTHNLHLGHHPGLTIHANSSSLNRYSPASSLSPDDHGCSQSGSLSPNSQGSRGYRSLPYPLKKKDGKMHYECNVCCKTFGQLSNLKVHLRTHSGERPFKCNVCTKSFTQLAHLQKHHLVHTGEKPHQCEICKKRFSSTSNLKTHLRLHSGQKPYACDLCPAKFTQFVHLKLHKRLHTNERPYTCQGCDKKYISASGLRTHWKTTSCRPNNIEDELALAAAVGSPTYYEYGPDMNVGNMPKECELEHIDNYERHGSAHGPHSTSLHNLENSVGRPSVIETSQPHIIECT
- the Blimp-1 gene encoding PR domain zinc finger protein 1 isoform X1, with amino-acid sequence MEASEWDHATLREEEFEQHAVYLVPDVAASPTDTNRAEASLPRNLVLKPSQALNDVRSSAKESFLETSSVLGVWSTSYIPKGTRFGPLVGQVYTKDSVPADANRKYFWRVYKNNELFYYIDGYDVQKSNWMRYVNPAYSSESQNLIACQYKMNIYFYTIKPILPNQELLVWYCREFAERLNYPLTGELMLQRIRQQVQQSALPAEIPTAVVSPLKDSTIYERRSQMTPTDGSVRSDEGYHSNGYHDEILTPPEESSESDSENNYVLDFSKNAKTSVCNNEVLKQDNAAAKNEYRKVKIKITKTYGNFQSSKSLDANGKEKDQELPSRAVTPELQKPMSPIILQKNTVLSTVNEDEIPEKNPKPFYESEVKGNLPVTGRPAYLTSPSSSILENILLRSSTDNNNNSHNHHHNGAQQHHQHHQIHHQTHVESVTPPPSSPTEMAYSYKKSHRYGNMLPCSPDSSSNLPMQADTCVNSTSGNNTMPMQSPTSNLHSSTGSLHSSTGNLHSSTGPSNVLQSHPGNIHSSSNSNNHHTNANVLSSTTILTSTTNLHPSTTSSSCLPKRKTKSPSPSANPTGATTPTILYSSSGGCQIESSPVYPSPAASSNQSVSPISPIQSPSSYPYGIYHQNSTLHHNVAPLSINCTAYSPTPSGNVVYERTDGRRLEAATSSHQLPTSSTMQIDTNQTLIAGTHNLHLGHHPGLTIHANSSSLNRYSPASSLSPDDHGCSQSGSLSPNSQGSRGYRSLPYPLKKKDGKMHYECNVCCKTFGQLSNLKVHLRTHSGERPFKCNVCTKSFTQLAHLQKHHLVHTGEKPHQCEICKKRFSSTSNLKTHLRLHSGQKPYACDLCPAKFTQFVHLKLHKRLHTNERPYTCQGCDKKYISASGLRTHWKTTSCRPNNIEDELALAAAVGSPTYYEYGPDMNVGNMPKECELEHIDNYERHGSAHGPHSTSLHNLENSVGRPSVIETSQPHIIECT